In Clavibacter californiensis, a single genomic region encodes these proteins:
- a CDS encoding type IV toxin-antitoxin system AbiEi family antitoxin domain-containing protein has protein sequence MKSLDALPLLAELTAGQWGMVTTAQAEAVGVSRLQLSRLAQRGLLERMAHGVYRDAGSAPGEWDPIRAAWISTDSRRTAEERITSGDPRAVVGGSTAAHLHGYGDLQPEPYDFITSKRRQSQRSDVRYRQHQLDPHDVTVVAGLPTTTVERTIADLVLEDQDLSLVADVLADAVRAESIDLDRLADLLEPAARRPGRTADDGAGFLHRLLELGGVDAASRLRRALEGASRGNATAFNAVQVRIGEEIAKSLSRSILETSGVLPDISRIASAAIGRIGVPEIVSESVARALRPQTGYISEMLLSEIRGIPARTQRTSDRSEQSRARESATKDSGA, from the coding sequence ATGAAGTCCCTTGATGCCCTTCCTCTCCTTGCAGAACTCACCGCAGGGCAGTGGGGCATGGTCACGACAGCCCAGGCCGAGGCCGTCGGGGTGTCCCGCCTGCAGCTGTCACGACTGGCTCAGCGCGGCCTACTCGAGCGGATGGCACACGGCGTGTACCGCGATGCCGGCAGCGCGCCGGGGGAGTGGGACCCGATCCGAGCAGCATGGATCAGCACCGACTCACGTAGGACGGCAGAGGAACGCATCACATCGGGTGACCCTCGCGCTGTGGTCGGCGGTAGCACGGCGGCTCACCTCCACGGCTATGGCGACCTGCAGCCGGAGCCCTACGACTTCATCACCTCGAAGCGCCGCCAGTCGCAACGGAGCGACGTCCGCTACCGGCAGCATCAGCTCGACCCACATGACGTGACGGTCGTCGCCGGGCTCCCGACGACGACCGTCGAACGCACCATCGCCGACCTCGTCCTCGAGGACCAGGACCTCAGCCTGGTCGCGGACGTGCTCGCCGATGCTGTCCGCGCTGAGTCCATCGACCTTGACCGCCTCGCCGATCTTCTCGAGCCGGCCGCCCGGCGGCCCGGCCGGACAGCCGATGATGGAGCCGGGTTCCTCCACCGGCTCCTCGAGCTCGGGGGAGTGGACGCCGCCTCTCGGCTCCGGCGGGCTCTCGAGGGTGCATCCCGAGGCAACGCGACGGCATTCAATGCGGTGCAGGTCAGGATCGGCGAGGAGATCGCGAAGTCGCTCTCCCGCTCGATTCTTGAGACGTCGGGCGTCCTGCCGGACATCTCTCGGATCGCATCCGCGGCGATCGGCCGGATCGGCGTCCCGGAGATCGTCAGCGAGTCGGTCGCCCGTGCCCTCAGGCCGCAGACTGGCTACATTTCGGAGATGCTCCTCAGCGAGATCCGCGGCATCCCCGCGCGAACGCAACGCACCAGCGATCGCTCCGAACAGAGCAGAGCGCGCGAGAGCGCGACGAAGGACTCCGGTGCCTGA
- a CDS encoding nucleotidyl transferase AbiEii/AbiGii toxin family protein: MPDLLGYSSGPAARAAIKTAAQKAAQGASPSVGDLIKQTMFDRFLCRVFADDEPMFVLKGGTGMLARMPRSRSTLDIDLAATEGALDAAVDELVQCASRDLGDHFRFVYKSRTELLTGENQPYTSGCRVTFDAYLGVTSHGKIGIDLAVGHMPSAAPERRAPANRLTQLKFRTYDYLLYPLVDQVSDKLCATFQVYGPEGRPSSREKDLVDLAMIASFETVDAAELRVAVNQEFLLRSLEPVDHLTVPEHWGAAYRRMAATTPLADHRPRIEDAVELVSSFLDPVLDGTITEGRWDPTTSTWVAGEGTDPREDA; encoded by the coding sequence GTGCCTGACCTGCTGGGCTACAGCTCGGGTCCCGCAGCCAGGGCCGCGATCAAGACGGCCGCGCAGAAGGCCGCGCAAGGGGCATCGCCCTCCGTGGGCGATCTCATCAAGCAGACGATGTTCGATCGCTTCCTCTGCCGCGTGTTCGCCGACGACGAGCCCATGTTCGTGCTGAAGGGAGGGACGGGCATGCTAGCGCGCATGCCGCGCAGCCGTTCGACGCTCGACATCGACCTGGCGGCAACGGAAGGCGCGCTCGACGCCGCCGTCGACGAGCTCGTCCAATGCGCATCACGGGATCTCGGCGATCACTTCCGCTTCGTCTACAAATCGCGGACAGAGCTGCTCACCGGCGAGAACCAGCCGTACACGAGCGGATGCCGGGTCACATTCGACGCGTACCTCGGAGTGACCTCGCACGGCAAGATCGGGATCGACCTGGCCGTAGGCCACATGCCCTCGGCAGCACCCGAGCGTCGAGCGCCGGCGAACCGGCTGACGCAGCTTAAGTTCCGCACGTACGACTACCTGCTGTACCCGCTCGTCGACCAGGTCAGCGACAAGCTCTGCGCAACGTTCCAGGTGTACGGCCCAGAAGGCCGGCCGTCGTCACGGGAGAAGGACCTGGTCGACCTCGCCATGATCGCGTCCTTCGAGACCGTCGACGCGGCCGAGCTCCGGGTCGCCGTCAACCAGGAGTTCCTGCTTCGCTCCCTCGAACCGGTCGATCACCTCACCGTGCCCGAGCACTGGGGCGCCGCATATCGACGCATGGCCGCGACGACGCCGCTGGCGGATCACCGCCCTCGGATCGAGGATGCGGTCGAGCTCGTCTCTTCGTTCCTCGATCCCGTCCTCGACGGAACCATCACCGAGGGGCGTTGGGATCCGACCACGTCGACGTGGGTCGCAGGCGAAGGGACAGATCCTCGCGAGGACGCGTGA
- a CDS encoding HigA family addiction module antitoxin, translating to MTKYTVREPNFDFAPHPGRLLQRELDARLLTQAQLALRTGLSTKHINLVVKGAASVSPDVAVTLEQVLGTPADTWLRLEAAYQAEQARAERRSAAADFVSWAAAFPRHLLIQRCVISAEDTGSALVAKLLAFFQVASPKAYEDTWLVPQASYKRSQVHPVDANLTALWLRLAEIQAQPYVSRVKEYDAKGLDKVARSLPRLTVKDARVAFLDAQAALLDAGVVLVFVPEVPGTRISGVSRRINGTPMIAVTSRYKTLDGLWFTILHEIAHIVMHPKRSTFIDEGRVNDDDDMHETAANRYAQEVLIPAGYQSELLGISSPRDVISLAQRLKVSPSLIAGQWAHVHNIWGGPIARLRVQVDLDKIMGEAVESARDR from the coding sequence ATGACCAAATACACCGTCAGAGAGCCCAACTTCGACTTCGCCCCCCACCCGGGTCGGCTCCTTCAGCGTGAACTCGACGCACGTCTACTCACGCAAGCGCAGCTTGCATTGCGGACCGGCTTGAGCACCAAGCACATCAACTTGGTTGTAAAGGGCGCCGCGTCAGTCTCGCCTGACGTCGCTGTCACATTGGAACAGGTCCTGGGAACGCCTGCCGACACATGGCTCCGTCTGGAAGCGGCCTACCAAGCTGAGCAAGCGCGAGCTGAACGTCGCAGCGCGGCGGCCGACTTTGTGTCATGGGCGGCCGCTTTCCCACGCCACCTCCTGATACAGCGTTGCGTCATTAGCGCAGAAGACACCGGCTCGGCCCTAGTGGCAAAGCTGCTTGCGTTCTTTCAAGTGGCCTCGCCTAAGGCATATGAAGACACTTGGCTGGTGCCGCAAGCCTCCTACAAGCGGAGCCAGGTGCACCCTGTCGACGCGAACCTCACGGCGCTTTGGCTTCGCCTGGCGGAGATACAAGCACAGCCTTACGTGTCACGCGTAAAAGAGTATGACGCGAAGGGTCTCGATAAGGTTGCGCGGTCCTTGCCTCGACTTACAGTAAAAGATGCGCGAGTAGCCTTTCTGGACGCTCAAGCGGCTTTGCTCGATGCCGGGGTAGTATTAGTGTTTGTTCCCGAAGTGCCCGGTACCCGCATCAGCGGTGTTTCACGAAGAATAAACGGAACGCCAATGATCGCAGTTACCAGTCGATATAAGACACTAGACGGCTTGTGGTTTACCATTCTGCATGAGATAGCGCACATCGTGATGCATCCCAAGAGGAGTACATTTATCGACGAGGGTCGCGTTAATGATGACGACGACATGCACGAGACAGCAGCAAATAGGTACGCTCAGGAGGTCTTGATACCAGCTGGCTATCAATCCGAACTGCTAGGTATCTCGTCGCCACGTGACGTCATATCGCTGGCGCAGCGCCTCAAGGTTTCACCAAGTTTGATTGCAGGGCAGTGGGCGCATGTTCACAATATCTGGGGTGGTCCGATCGCGAGACTGCGCGTTCAGGTCGACCTCGACAAGATCATGGGCGAGGCCGTGGAATCAGCGAGGGATCGTTAA
- a CDS encoding multiubiquitin domain-containing protein, translated as MVPALPTPLTIDIDGKGLRTSDYDQDAASLMRLAGRDPKIFDLFLVTEHGIEEPIRDIQIVNLTDGMRFVTRINLRFTIDGQPFSTYDDDQTASSLLLLAGVAPAQYDLARVRPNGQTESFRDEEIVKLQNGDEFVTAKRVGGVA; from the coding sequence ATGGTCCCCGCACTCCCCACCCCCCTGACCATCGACATCGACGGCAAGGGCCTTCGTACTTCGGACTACGACCAGGACGCCGCTTCTCTCATGCGCCTCGCCGGGCGCGATCCTAAGATCTTCGACCTGTTCCTCGTGACGGAGCACGGGATTGAGGAGCCCATTCGAGACATCCAGATCGTCAACCTCACGGACGGCATGCGGTTCGTGACCAGGATCAATCTCCGGTTCACCATCGACGGTCAGCCCTTCAGCACCTACGACGATGACCAGACTGCCAGCAGCCTTCTCCTTCTCGCAGGCGTCGCACCCGCTCAGTACGACCTCGCGCGCGTCCGACCCAACGGCCAGACGGAGTCGTTCCGCGACGAAGAGATCGTCAAGCTGCAGAACGGCGACGAGTTCGTCACAGCCAAGCGGGTCGGTGGAGTCGCGTGA
- a CDS encoding ThiF family adenylyltransferase, translating to MRYSVAMSGDVETTMRDHLIRDDGQEDVLIATYVLSTGDRRITALITSVIFPEDDERLVHGNASFTSRYVLRASTQARAQGRGIVLLHSHPLGRGWQELSDMDSHTESEYKRVALSITTKPLVGMTLGGANTAWSARFWFDSSKPTWAESVRSVSNKLTVTWNDRLRPIPKVTDSQKRTVSSWGTTTQASIARLRVLVVGGGSVGLDVAQRLAATGLATVGIMDYDAVETVNLDRMIGATRSDAALGRSKVAVASRLMRSAATAKTFDVVEHEVSITDPVGVSAALDYDVIFSCVDGPWARAVLNALAYADLIPVIDGGIALDALPDGRMRNGIWRAHTLVPGAPCMACLGQLVLSDVSLDKDGLLENPEYISGTQREAPSHQNVAALSASVSAAVLAQFVSLTAHPGGRGSPAPLRYMLSTHDLEHSRAACGPYCAFTSATAAGDGRTPIAEPRDAWRTIVRKRAHTKKPPLLRVLDALEGRLHAAIDRIT from the coding sequence ATGCGTTACTCCGTAGCCATGTCGGGCGATGTCGAGACCACCATGAGAGACCACCTGATCCGTGACGACGGCCAGGAGGACGTGCTCATCGCCACATACGTCCTCTCGACCGGCGACAGGCGAATCACCGCACTTATCACGTCCGTGATTTTCCCGGAAGACGACGAGCGACTCGTCCACGGCAACGCCTCCTTCACCAGCCGGTACGTTCTTCGTGCGTCGACACAGGCGCGTGCGCAGGGTCGCGGCATCGTCCTCCTGCACTCTCATCCGCTAGGTAGGGGTTGGCAGGAGCTCAGCGACATGGACTCGCACACGGAGTCTGAGTACAAGCGTGTCGCACTCAGCATCACCACGAAGCCGCTCGTCGGGATGACTCTGGGCGGCGCCAACACGGCCTGGTCAGCTCGCTTCTGGTTTGACTCCAGCAAGCCCACCTGGGCGGAGTCCGTTCGCTCCGTCTCCAACAAGCTTACGGTCACGTGGAACGACCGGCTTCGCCCGATCCCCAAGGTGACCGATTCCCAGAAGAGGACAGTCTCCTCGTGGGGGACGACAACTCAAGCTTCGATTGCTCGGCTCCGTGTGCTGGTTGTGGGTGGAGGAAGTGTCGGCCTCGACGTTGCTCAGCGTCTCGCCGCGACGGGTCTCGCAACGGTCGGGATCATGGACTACGACGCTGTCGAGACCGTGAACCTCGATCGCATGATTGGTGCTACGAGATCGGACGCGGCCCTCGGCCGCTCGAAGGTAGCCGTGGCATCCCGACTGATGCGCTCAGCCGCCACCGCCAAGACGTTCGACGTCGTCGAACACGAAGTCAGCATCACAGACCCTGTCGGTGTTTCCGCGGCGCTGGACTACGACGTGATCTTCTCGTGCGTCGACGGCCCCTGGGCTCGTGCCGTGCTGAACGCCCTGGCTTACGCCGACCTCATTCCCGTCATTGATGGTGGCATCGCTCTTGACGCACTGCCAGACGGACGCATGCGCAACGGCATCTGGCGCGCACACACCCTCGTGCCGGGCGCCCCGTGCATGGCGTGCCTCGGGCAGCTCGTTCTGAGTGACGTATCCCTCGACAAGGATGGTCTCCTCGAGAACCCGGAGTACATCTCAGGAACCCAGCGTGAAGCCCCATCGCATCAAAACGTGGCGGCGCTTTCGGCAAGCGTCAGCGCCGCGGTACTGGCTCAGTTCGTCAGCCTCACCGCCCACCCGGGTGGGCGCGGGAGCCCTGCTCCTCTTCGCTACATGCTGTCAACGCACGATCTGGAACATTCACGGGCGGCCTGCGGCCCCTACTGTGCTTTCACCAGCGCCACCGCCGCAGGAGACGGGCGCACCCCGATCGCCGAACCTCGGGATGCGTGGCGCACGATCGTCCGCAAGCGTGCCCACACGAAGAAGCCGCCCCTCCTTCGCGTTCTTGATGCCCTTGAAGGTCGCCTGCACGCCGCAATCGATCGCATCACATAG
- a CDS encoding SOS response-associated peptidase, which produces MCGRVVVTRASGDLLPDLLDGFDPLRDDFNVAPTRDVALVREREGERSVVPVHWGYVPGWAKDFTKQRPQPINARIETKSASPMFRKSFATARAIIPAAGYYEWVVTETGKQPHFIHQPDAAIAMAGIVSAWPDPAKDEDAPDKWRLSMAIITRDAHVAPGEVHDRMPACLTPDAYDDWLGDHLPANDLLKLLDRESLQVAHDLKHYEVSRDVNSVKNNRADLITPLP; this is translated from the coding sequence ATGTGTGGACGCGTCGTAGTGACACGGGCCTCGGGAGATCTCCTGCCCGATCTGCTGGACGGGTTCGATCCGCTGCGGGATGACTTCAACGTCGCGCCGACCCGGGACGTCGCGCTTGTGCGTGAGCGCGAGGGTGAGCGGTCGGTGGTGCCCGTGCATTGGGGGTATGTGCCCGGGTGGGCGAAGGACTTCACGAAGCAGCGGCCGCAGCCGATCAACGCGCGCATCGAGACCAAGTCGGCGTCGCCGATGTTCCGGAAGTCGTTCGCGACAGCGCGAGCGATCATCCCCGCCGCCGGCTACTACGAATGGGTCGTCACGGAGACGGGCAAGCAACCGCACTTCATCCACCAGCCGGACGCGGCCATCGCGATGGCCGGCATCGTCTCCGCCTGGCCGGATCCGGCCAAGGACGAGGACGCCCCGGACAAGTGGCGGCTCTCGATGGCGATCATCACACGGGACGCGCACGTGGCTCCGGGCGAGGTTCACGACCGGATGCCGGCGTGCCTCACCCCGGACGCATATGACGACTGGCTCGGCGATCATCTGCCGGCGAACGACCTGCTCAAGCTCCTCGACCGCGAGTCGCTCCAGGTCGCGCACGACCTCAAGCACTATGAGGTTTCCCGAGACGTGAACAGCGTAAAGAACAACCGCGCTGACCTCATCACTCCCCTCCCCTGA
- a CDS encoding histone-like nucleoid-structuring protein Lsr2 encodes MARKVVTTLVDDIDGTQIDDGQGETVPFALDGVNYEIDLSDDNAAKLRTALDDYIEKGRRVGRATSGKAPRRSADSSPKQDLSAAREWLREHGHKVSERGRISADLLEEYRANS; translated from the coding sequence ATGGCCCGCAAAGTAGTCACCACGCTCGTTGACGACATCGACGGCACGCAGATCGACGATGGCCAGGGCGAGACCGTCCCCTTCGCGCTCGACGGGGTCAATTACGAGATCGATCTCAGCGACGACAACGCAGCCAAGCTGCGCACCGCGCTCGATGACTACATCGAGAAGGGCCGCCGCGTCGGCCGCGCCACCTCAGGGAAGGCACCCCGCCGCTCGGCCGACTCGAGCCCGAAGCAGGACCTCAGCGCTGCGCGCGAGTGGCTGCGCGAGCACGGCCATAAGGTCTCCGAGCGCGGCCGCATCTCCGCGGATTTGCTCGAGGAGTACCGCGCGAACAGCTAG
- a CDS encoding DUF4240 domain-containing protein, producing the protein MDNAVDATRLSALEEVVPQLLLEDQDPDYPMDIVDGRHQSPMRDAEFWRLLEGAPKTASQKRIGGLERSLAKMADEEILSFAQTLAYKMYQIDYPEFDSYSAGGNDSSWIRGASILAGKDVFESVLRSPSEFDETLLRDLSCFVPLLPELAWKRKHKQPAQLVTTFHDGVGANVFLRDAGAIRGGDRAVDKGVFVHALVSTRSEVRERIVYLSVVPESRSVSDGSGVLERSLARDGEHCVSMPRHGRVVDDESGRRVVEFVVGL; encoded by the coding sequence ATGGACAACGCTGTCGATGCGACTCGGCTGAGTGCTCTTGAGGAAGTGGTTCCTCAGCTTCTGCTCGAGGATCAAGATCCCGACTACCCGATGGATATAGTTGATGGGCGGCATCAGTCGCCAATGCGGGATGCGGAATTCTGGCGCCTCTTAGAAGGTGCTCCCAAGACGGCTTCACAGAAAAGAATCGGGGGCCTAGAGCGAAGCCTAGCCAAAATGGCAGATGAAGAAATATTATCATTTGCTCAAACACTTGCCTACAAGATGTACCAAATCGACTATCCGGAATTTGATTCGTATAGCGCTGGAGGTAATGACTCGAGTTGGATCAGGGGTGCAAGCATTCTTGCGGGCAAGGATGTATTCGAATCCGTATTGAGGTCTCCGTCAGAATTTGACGAGACACTACTGCGGGATTTGAGTTGCTTCGTTCCCTTACTTCCAGAATTAGCTTGGAAGCGCAAGCATAAACAACCCGCGCAATTAGTGACTACATTTCACGACGGCGTTGGCGCCAACGTTTTTCTGCGGGATGCGGGCGCTATTCGCGGCGGCGATCGGGCGGTCGATAAGGGTGTATTCGTGCATGCACTTGTAAGCACCCGGTCGGAGGTTCGGGAAAGAATTGTCTACCTCTCAGTTGTGCCGGAGAGCCGGTCGGTGTCGGACGGCAGTGGGGTGCTGGAGCGGTCGCTGGCTCGCGACGGGGAACACTGCGTGAGCATGCCGCGTCATGGGCGGGTTGTTGATGACGAAAGCGGAAGGCGCGTCGTCGAGTTCGTCGTAGGGCTCTAG